The proteins below come from a single Denticeps clupeoides chromosome 15, fDenClu1.1, whole genome shotgun sequence genomic window:
- the tmpoa gene encoding thymopoietin a isoform X2, translated as MSEFLDDPSVLTKDKLKNALLANNVSLPNGDQRKDVYVQLYLKNLTAQNKKKLAAADAFSSDEDQPVPVVPDKSRSGRKATRKTDKPRPEDVDVTELTNEDLKDQLLKYGISAGPIVASTRKLYEKRLQKLLDHGPPEAMPLPEVPAITDSNQNGNTDSDQYSDKEVPEPEPEPEPVPVVARQTSSRRKTTRSHSSQHSKLEEPHVLTKVPVVALHDIALLEDPIYKALNGRPTKESTLPKAVPLNSKLVKQSGLPHDARAEVSISSALNSCAPSSPVPKYGRDVPSSTATKLGSPFRAVTPHKTMSASKGDVQQKLDSTDARHKGRQQKIVPFLPSITPVKGNFSRPSESGVDKLAAGDHTPRPQVKDVLKEMFPEEPSTPTGIIATCRRPIRGAAGRGPHSNDSWLEESRLRLSQLQETTTTTSSSYLESRSTPRLSSSVAPPNFSSSSSSRLLSAKAPAAPPSVQTRVKRWLPVWVQLLLFGAMLGFLFFVYQTMETNQLSPFFGQSQSPQIDG; from the exons ATGTCGGAATTCCTGGACGACCCGTCCGTTCTCACCAAAGACAAGCTGAAGAACGCGCTGCTGGCCAACAACGTGTCGCTGCCCAACGGGGACCAGCGGAAGGACGTCTACGTGCAGCTGTACCTGAAGAATTTGACCGCGCAGAACAAGAAGAAGCTGGCCGCCGCGGACGCCTTCTCCAGCGACGAGGACCAGCCCGTCCCCGTGGTCCCCGACAAAAGCCGCTCCGGCAGG AAAGCAACAAGGAAAACGGACAAGCCCCGGCCAGAGGATGTGGACGTCACTGAACTGACCAATGAGGACCTGAAGGACCAGCTACTGAAGTATGGCATCAGTGCTGGCCCCATTGTAG CATCTACTCGAAAACTGTATGAGAAGAGACTGCAGAAGCTGTTGGATCATGGGCCTCCTGAAGCCATGCCGCTTCCGGAGGTCCCTGCCATTACTGACAGCAACCAGAATGGCAATACAGACTCAGACCAGTACAGTGACAAAGAAG TGCCTGAGCCGGAACCTGAGCCAGAGCCCGTCCCGGTGGTGGCCAGGCAGACGAGCAGCAGACGCAAGACCACGCGTTCCCACAGCAGCCAGCACAGCAAG CTGGAAGAACCCCATGTCCTGACCAAAGTTCCCGTTGTGGCCCTGCACGACATTGCGCTCCTTGAG GATCCCATTTATAAGGCCCTGAATGGTAGACCCACGAAGGAAAGCACCTTG CCAAAGGCAGTGCCTCTGAATTCCAAATTAGTAAAGCAGTCAGGCCTTCCCCATGACGCCCGTGCCGAAGTGTCCATTTCTTCAGCTCTTAATTCCTGTGCACCTTCTTCACCTGTTCCGAAGTATGGGAGGGATGTCCCTTCCTCCACAGCCACCAAGCTAGGATCTCCGTTTAGAGCCGTAACTCCCCATAAAACGATGTCTGCGTCCAAGGGAGATGTTCAG CAAAAACTGGACTCTACAGATGCccgacataaggggagacagcAGAAAATTGTGCCTTTCcttccctccatcaccccagtgAAGGGCAACTTTTCTCGTCCTTCTGAGTCTGGG GTTGACAAGCTGGCTGCTGGTGACCACACCCCAAGACCACAGGTGAAGGATGTGCTGAAAGAGATGTTTCCTGAAGAGCCCAGCACCCCAACAGGAATCAT TGCCACTTGTCGGCGACCCATTCGAGGAGCTGCAGGTAGAGGTCCACACTCGAATGACTCGTGGCTGGAGGAATCCCGCCTGCGCCTTTCTCAGCTCCAagaaaccaccaccaccacctcgtCCTCCTATCTGGAATCACGCTCCACGCCACGCCTTTCATCCTCCGTTGCCCCTCCaaatttctcctcctcctcctcctccaggcttCTTTCAGCCAAGGCCCCAGCAGCGCCCCCCAGTGTTCAGACAAGGGTGAAACGCTGGCTGCCAGTGTGGGTGCAGCTTCTGCTCTTCGGTGCCATGTTGGGCTTCCTGTTCTTCGTCTACCAGACCATGGAGACGAACCAGCTCAGTCCTTTTTTCGGCCAGTCACAGTCGCCCCAAATTGATGGGTGA
- the tmpoa gene encoding thymopoietin a isoform X1: MSEFLDDPSVLTKDKLKNALLANNVSLPNGDQRKDVYVQLYLKNLTAQNKKKLAAADAFSSDEDQPVPVVPDKSRSGRKATRKTDKPRPEDVDVTELTNEDLKDQLLKYGISAGPIVASTRKLYEKRLQKLLDHGPPEAMPLPEVPAITDSNQNGNTDSDQYSDKEVPEPEPEPEPVPVVARQTSSRRKTTRSHSSQHSKDFHDFPASEVILAPMEVKKQVFMLEEPHVLTKVPVVALHDIALLEDPIYKALNGRPTKESTLPKAVPLNSKLVKQSGLPHDARAEVSISSALNSCAPSSPVPKYGRDVPSSTATKLGSPFRAVTPHKTMSASKGDVQQKLDSTDARHKGRQQKIVPFLPSITPVKGNFSRPSESGVDKLAAGDHTPRPQVKDVLKEMFPEEPSTPTGIIATCRRPIRGAAGRGPHSNDSWLEESRLRLSQLQETTTTTSSSYLESRSTPRLSSSVAPPNFSSSSSSRLLSAKAPAAPPSVQTRVKRWLPVWVQLLLFGAMLGFLFFVYQTMETNQLSPFFGQSQSPQIDG; the protein is encoded by the exons ATGTCGGAATTCCTGGACGACCCGTCCGTTCTCACCAAAGACAAGCTGAAGAACGCGCTGCTGGCCAACAACGTGTCGCTGCCCAACGGGGACCAGCGGAAGGACGTCTACGTGCAGCTGTACCTGAAGAATTTGACCGCGCAGAACAAGAAGAAGCTGGCCGCCGCGGACGCCTTCTCCAGCGACGAGGACCAGCCCGTCCCCGTGGTCCCCGACAAAAGCCGCTCCGGCAGG AAAGCAACAAGGAAAACGGACAAGCCCCGGCCAGAGGATGTGGACGTCACTGAACTGACCAATGAGGACCTGAAGGACCAGCTACTGAAGTATGGCATCAGTGCTGGCCCCATTGTAG CATCTACTCGAAAACTGTATGAGAAGAGACTGCAGAAGCTGTTGGATCATGGGCCTCCTGAAGCCATGCCGCTTCCGGAGGTCCCTGCCATTACTGACAGCAACCAGAATGGCAATACAGACTCAGACCAGTACAGTGACAAAGAAG TGCCTGAGCCGGAACCTGAGCCAGAGCCCGTCCCGGTGGTGGCCAGGCAGACGAGCAGCAGACGCAAGACCACGCGTTCCCACAGCAGCCAGCACAGCAAG GATTTCCATGACTTCCCAGCATCTGAGGTCATTCTTGCTCCTATGGAGGTGAAGAAACAGGTGTTTATG CTGGAAGAACCCCATGTCCTGACCAAAGTTCCCGTTGTGGCCCTGCACGACATTGCGCTCCTTGAG GATCCCATTTATAAGGCCCTGAATGGTAGACCCACGAAGGAAAGCACCTTG CCAAAGGCAGTGCCTCTGAATTCCAAATTAGTAAAGCAGTCAGGCCTTCCCCATGACGCCCGTGCCGAAGTGTCCATTTCTTCAGCTCTTAATTCCTGTGCACCTTCTTCACCTGTTCCGAAGTATGGGAGGGATGTCCCTTCCTCCACAGCCACCAAGCTAGGATCTCCGTTTAGAGCCGTAACTCCCCATAAAACGATGTCTGCGTCCAAGGGAGATGTTCAG CAAAAACTGGACTCTACAGATGCccgacataaggggagacagcAGAAAATTGTGCCTTTCcttccctccatcaccccagtgAAGGGCAACTTTTCTCGTCCTTCTGAGTCTGGG GTTGACAAGCTGGCTGCTGGTGACCACACCCCAAGACCACAGGTGAAGGATGTGCTGAAAGAGATGTTTCCTGAAGAGCCCAGCACCCCAACAGGAATCAT TGCCACTTGTCGGCGACCCATTCGAGGAGCTGCAGGTAGAGGTCCACACTCGAATGACTCGTGGCTGGAGGAATCCCGCCTGCGCCTTTCTCAGCTCCAagaaaccaccaccaccacctcgtCCTCCTATCTGGAATCACGCTCCACGCCACGCCTTTCATCCTCCGTTGCCCCTCCaaatttctcctcctcctcctcctccaggcttCTTTCAGCCAAGGCCCCAGCAGCGCCCCCCAGTGTTCAGACAAGGGTGAAACGCTGGCTGCCAGTGTGGGTGCAGCTTCTGCTCTTCGGTGCCATGTTGGGCTTCCTGTTCTTCGTCTACCAGACCATGGAGACGAACCAGCTCAGTCCTTTTTTCGGCCAGTCACAGTCGCCCCAAATTGATGGGTGA
- the tmpoa gene encoding thymopoietin a isoform X4, translated as MQSMETCCVQYHMQEEDCEQDVIEELEEQPVKDFHDFPASEVILAPMEVKKQVFMLEEPHVLTKVPVVALHDIALLEDPIYKALNGRPTKESTLPKAVPLNSKLVKQSGLPHDARAEVSISSALNSCAPSSPVPKYGRDVPSSTATKLGSPFRAVTPHKTMSASKGDVQQKLDSTDARHKGRQQKIVPFLPSITPVKGNFSRPSESGVDKLAAGDHTPRPQVKDVLKEMFPEEPSTPTGIIATCRRPIRGAAGRGPHSNDSWLEESRLRLSQLQETTTTTSSSYLESRSTPRLSSSVAPPNFSSSSSSRLLSAKAPAAPPSVQTRVKRWLPVWVQLLLFGAMLGFLFFVYQTMETNQLSPFFGQSQSPQIDG; from the exons ATGCAGTCAATGGAGACATGTTGTGTGCAGTACCACATGCAGGAGGAAGACTGTGAACAGGATGTGATTGAGGAGTTGGAGGAGCAGCCAGTGAAG GATTTCCATGACTTCCCAGCATCTGAGGTCATTCTTGCTCCTATGGAGGTGAAGAAACAGGTGTTTATG CTGGAAGAACCCCATGTCCTGACCAAAGTTCCCGTTGTGGCCCTGCACGACATTGCGCTCCTTGAG GATCCCATTTATAAGGCCCTGAATGGTAGACCCACGAAGGAAAGCACCTTG CCAAAGGCAGTGCCTCTGAATTCCAAATTAGTAAAGCAGTCAGGCCTTCCCCATGACGCCCGTGCCGAAGTGTCCATTTCTTCAGCTCTTAATTCCTGTGCACCTTCTTCACCTGTTCCGAAGTATGGGAGGGATGTCCCTTCCTCCACAGCCACCAAGCTAGGATCTCCGTTTAGAGCCGTAACTCCCCATAAAACGATGTCTGCGTCCAAGGGAGATGTTCAG CAAAAACTGGACTCTACAGATGCccgacataaggggagacagcAGAAAATTGTGCCTTTCcttccctccatcaccccagtgAAGGGCAACTTTTCTCGTCCTTCTGAGTCTGGG GTTGACAAGCTGGCTGCTGGTGACCACACCCCAAGACCACAGGTGAAGGATGTGCTGAAAGAGATGTTTCCTGAAGAGCCCAGCACCCCAACAGGAATCAT TGCCACTTGTCGGCGACCCATTCGAGGAGCTGCAGGTAGAGGTCCACACTCGAATGACTCGTGGCTGGAGGAATCCCGCCTGCGCCTTTCTCAGCTCCAagaaaccaccaccaccacctcgtCCTCCTATCTGGAATCACGCTCCACGCCACGCCTTTCATCCTCCGTTGCCCCTCCaaatttctcctcctcctcctcctccaggcttCTTTCAGCCAAGGCCCCAGCAGCGCCCCCCAGTGTTCAGACAAGGGTGAAACGCTGGCTGCCAGTGTGGGTGCAGCTTCTGCTCTTCGGTGCCATGTTGGGCTTCCTGTTCTTCGTCTACCAGACCATGGAGACGAACCAGCTCAGTCCTTTTTTCGGCCAGTCACAGTCGCCCCAAATTGATGGGTGA
- the tmpoa gene encoding thymopoietin a isoform X3 codes for MSEFLDDPSVLTKDKLKNALLANNVSLPNGDQRKDVYVQLYLKNLTAQNKKKLAAADAFSSDEDQPVPVVPDKSRSGRKATRKTDKPRPEDVDVTELTNEDLKDQLLKYGISAGPIVASTRKLYEKRLQKLLDHGPPEAMPLPEVPAITDSNQNGNTDSDQYSDKEVPEPEPEPEPVPVVARQTSSRRKTTRSHSSQHSKDFHDFPASEVILAPMEVKKQVFMVDKLAAGDHTPRPQVKDVLKEMFPEEPSTPTGIIATCRRPIRGAAGRGPHSNDSWLEESRLRLSQLQETTTTTSSSYLESRSTPRLSSSVAPPNFSSSSSSRLLSAKAPAAPPSVQTRVKRWLPVWVQLLLFGAMLGFLFFVYQTMETNQLSPFFGQSQSPQIDG; via the exons ATGTCGGAATTCCTGGACGACCCGTCCGTTCTCACCAAAGACAAGCTGAAGAACGCGCTGCTGGCCAACAACGTGTCGCTGCCCAACGGGGACCAGCGGAAGGACGTCTACGTGCAGCTGTACCTGAAGAATTTGACCGCGCAGAACAAGAAGAAGCTGGCCGCCGCGGACGCCTTCTCCAGCGACGAGGACCAGCCCGTCCCCGTGGTCCCCGACAAAAGCCGCTCCGGCAGG AAAGCAACAAGGAAAACGGACAAGCCCCGGCCAGAGGATGTGGACGTCACTGAACTGACCAATGAGGACCTGAAGGACCAGCTACTGAAGTATGGCATCAGTGCTGGCCCCATTGTAG CATCTACTCGAAAACTGTATGAGAAGAGACTGCAGAAGCTGTTGGATCATGGGCCTCCTGAAGCCATGCCGCTTCCGGAGGTCCCTGCCATTACTGACAGCAACCAGAATGGCAATACAGACTCAGACCAGTACAGTGACAAAGAAG TGCCTGAGCCGGAACCTGAGCCAGAGCCCGTCCCGGTGGTGGCCAGGCAGACGAGCAGCAGACGCAAGACCACGCGTTCCCACAGCAGCCAGCACAGCAAG GATTTCCATGACTTCCCAGCATCTGAGGTCATTCTTGCTCCTATGGAGGTGAAGAAACAGGTGTTTATG GTTGACAAGCTGGCTGCTGGTGACCACACCCCAAGACCACAGGTGAAGGATGTGCTGAAAGAGATGTTTCCTGAAGAGCCCAGCACCCCAACAGGAATCAT TGCCACTTGTCGGCGACCCATTCGAGGAGCTGCAGGTAGAGGTCCACACTCGAATGACTCGTGGCTGGAGGAATCCCGCCTGCGCCTTTCTCAGCTCCAagaaaccaccaccaccacctcgtCCTCCTATCTGGAATCACGCTCCACGCCACGCCTTTCATCCTCCGTTGCCCCTCCaaatttctcctcctcctcctcctccaggcttCTTTCAGCCAAGGCCCCAGCAGCGCCCCCCAGTGTTCAGACAAGGGTGAAACGCTGGCTGCCAGTGTGGGTGCAGCTTCTGCTCTTCGGTGCCATGTTGGGCTTCCTGTTCTTCGTCTACCAGACCATGGAGACGAACCAGCTCAGTCCTTTTTTCGGCCAGTCACAGTCGCCCCAAATTGATGGGTGA
- the tmpoa gene encoding thymopoietin a isoform X5, whose product MSEFLDDPSVLTKDKLKNALLANNVSLPNGDQRKDVYVQLYLKNLTAQNKKKLAAADAFSSDEDQPVPVVPDKSRSGRKATRKTDKPRPEDVDVTELTNEDLKDQLLKYGISAGPIVASTRKLYEKRLQKLLDHGPPEAMPLPEVPAITDSNQNGNTDSDQYSDKEVPEPEPEPEPVPVVARQTSSRRKTTRSHSSQHSKVDKLAAGDHTPRPQVKDVLKEMFPEEPSTPTGIIATCRRPIRGAAGRGPHSNDSWLEESRLRLSQLQETTTTTSSSYLESRSTPRLSSSVAPPNFSSSSSSRLLSAKAPAAPPSVQTRVKRWLPVWVQLLLFGAMLGFLFFVYQTMETNQLSPFFGQSQSPQIDG is encoded by the exons ATGTCGGAATTCCTGGACGACCCGTCCGTTCTCACCAAAGACAAGCTGAAGAACGCGCTGCTGGCCAACAACGTGTCGCTGCCCAACGGGGACCAGCGGAAGGACGTCTACGTGCAGCTGTACCTGAAGAATTTGACCGCGCAGAACAAGAAGAAGCTGGCCGCCGCGGACGCCTTCTCCAGCGACGAGGACCAGCCCGTCCCCGTGGTCCCCGACAAAAGCCGCTCCGGCAGG AAAGCAACAAGGAAAACGGACAAGCCCCGGCCAGAGGATGTGGACGTCACTGAACTGACCAATGAGGACCTGAAGGACCAGCTACTGAAGTATGGCATCAGTGCTGGCCCCATTGTAG CATCTACTCGAAAACTGTATGAGAAGAGACTGCAGAAGCTGTTGGATCATGGGCCTCCTGAAGCCATGCCGCTTCCGGAGGTCCCTGCCATTACTGACAGCAACCAGAATGGCAATACAGACTCAGACCAGTACAGTGACAAAGAAG TGCCTGAGCCGGAACCTGAGCCAGAGCCCGTCCCGGTGGTGGCCAGGCAGACGAGCAGCAGACGCAAGACCACGCGTTCCCACAGCAGCCAGCACAGCAAG GTTGACAAGCTGGCTGCTGGTGACCACACCCCAAGACCACAGGTGAAGGATGTGCTGAAAGAGATGTTTCCTGAAGAGCCCAGCACCCCAACAGGAATCAT TGCCACTTGTCGGCGACCCATTCGAGGAGCTGCAGGTAGAGGTCCACACTCGAATGACTCGTGGCTGGAGGAATCCCGCCTGCGCCTTTCTCAGCTCCAagaaaccaccaccaccacctcgtCCTCCTATCTGGAATCACGCTCCACGCCACGCCTTTCATCCTCCGTTGCCCCTCCaaatttctcctcctcctcctcctccaggcttCTTTCAGCCAAGGCCCCAGCAGCGCCCCCCAGTGTTCAGACAAGGGTGAAACGCTGGCTGCCAGTGTGGGTGCAGCTTCTGCTCTTCGGTGCCATGTTGGGCTTCCTGTTCTTCGTCTACCAGACCATGGAGACGAACCAGCTCAGTCCTTTTTTCGGCCAGTCACAGTCGCCCCAAATTGATGGGTGA
- the strap gene encoding serine-threonine kinase receptor-associated protein isoform X1 codes for MAMRQTPLTCSGHTRPVVDLAFSGITPYGYFLISACKDGKPMLRQGDTGDWIGTFLGHKGAVWGATLNKEATKAATAAADFSAKVWDAVTGEEVLTLAHKHIVKSVTFTQDSNCLLTGGNDKVLRIYDLSKPEAEPQEIAGHTSAIKKALWCNNDQQILSAADDKTIRLWDRTSNETVKTLSFDVSVSSMEYVPEGEVLVITYGKTVAFYNAQSLDLIKTVDTPASIHSASLHPDKDFFVAGGDDFKLYKYDYSTKEEMAAVAPVESYKGHFGPVHCVRFSPDGELYASGSEDGTLRLWQTAVGKTYGLWKCVLPEELASENSDPLYCQPTEIKA; via the exons ATGGCTATGAGGCAGACTCCACTCACTTGCTCTGGACACACCAGACCTGTGGTTGATCTGGCTTTCAGCGGAATCACTCCTTATGGATATTTCCTTATAAGTGCCTGCAAAG ATGGCAAACCTATGTTGCGCCAGGGAGACACAGGGGACTGGATTGGGACGTTCCTGGGTCACAAAGGTGCTGTCTGGGGAGCCACCTTGAATAAAGAGGCTACAAAGGCAGCCACAGCAGCTGCAGATTTTTCAGC aaaagTGTGGGATGCTGTGACTGGAGAAGAAGTTCTCACACTGGCACACAAGCATATTGTAAAGTCTGTGACTTTCACCCAg GACAGCAATTGCTTGTTGACTGGAGGAAATGATAAAGTGTTGCGTATCTATGATCTCAGCAAGCCTGAAGCAG AACCTCAGGAGATTGCTGGTCACACATCCGCCATTAAAAAAGCCCTGTGGTGTAACAACGACCAGCAGATTCTCTCGGCAGCGGATGACAAAACCATTCG CCTTTGGGACAGGACCTCCAATGAGACTGTGAAGACCCTCTCATTTGACGTGTCTGTTAGTAGCATGGAGTATGTTCCTGAGGGAGAGGTCCTTGTCATCACCTATGGCAAGACGGTAGCTTTCTACAATGCTCAGAG CCTTGATCTGATTAAGACGGTGGACACCCCGGCCTCGATCCACTCCGCCTCCCTTCACCCTGACAAGGACTTTTTCGTGGCTGGAGGGGATGATTTCAAGCTCTACAAGTACGACTACAGCACTAAGGAAGAGATGG CTGCTGTTGCTCCTGTAGAGTCATACAAAGGCCACTTCGGGCCGGTGCACTGTGTGCGCTTCAGCCCTGACGGAGAGCTGTATGCAAGTGGGTCTGAGGACGGGACCCTCAGGCTGTGGCAGACCGCTGTTGGGAAGACGTACGGGCTCTGGAAGTGTGTCCTTCCTG AGGAACTTGCGTCTGAGAACTCCGACCCGCTCTACTGCCAGCCGACAGAGATCAAGGCCTGA
- the strap gene encoding serine-threonine kinase receptor-associated protein isoform X2: MAMRQTPLTCSGHTRPVVDLAFSGITPYGYFLISACKDGKPMLRQGDTGDWIGTFLGHKGAVWGATLNKEATKAATAAADFSAKVWDAVTGEEVLTLAHKHIVKSVTFTQDSNCLLTGGNDKVLRIYDLSKPEAEPQEIAGHTSAIKKALWCNNDQQILSAADDKTIRLWDRTSNETVKTLSFDVSVSSMEYVPEGEVLVITYGKTVAFYNAQSLDLIKTVDTPASIHSASLHPDKDFFVAGGDDFKLYKYDYSTKEEMESYKGHFGPVHCVRFSPDGELYASGSEDGTLRLWQTAVGKTYGLWKCVLPEELASENSDPLYCQPTEIKA; this comes from the exons ATGGCTATGAGGCAGACTCCACTCACTTGCTCTGGACACACCAGACCTGTGGTTGATCTGGCTTTCAGCGGAATCACTCCTTATGGATATTTCCTTATAAGTGCCTGCAAAG ATGGCAAACCTATGTTGCGCCAGGGAGACACAGGGGACTGGATTGGGACGTTCCTGGGTCACAAAGGTGCTGTCTGGGGAGCCACCTTGAATAAAGAGGCTACAAAGGCAGCCACAGCAGCTGCAGATTTTTCAGC aaaagTGTGGGATGCTGTGACTGGAGAAGAAGTTCTCACACTGGCACACAAGCATATTGTAAAGTCTGTGACTTTCACCCAg GACAGCAATTGCTTGTTGACTGGAGGAAATGATAAAGTGTTGCGTATCTATGATCTCAGCAAGCCTGAAGCAG AACCTCAGGAGATTGCTGGTCACACATCCGCCATTAAAAAAGCCCTGTGGTGTAACAACGACCAGCAGATTCTCTCGGCAGCGGATGACAAAACCATTCG CCTTTGGGACAGGACCTCCAATGAGACTGTGAAGACCCTCTCATTTGACGTGTCTGTTAGTAGCATGGAGTATGTTCCTGAGGGAGAGGTCCTTGTCATCACCTATGGCAAGACGGTAGCTTTCTACAATGCTCAGAG CCTTGATCTGATTAAGACGGTGGACACCCCGGCCTCGATCCACTCCGCCTCCCTTCACCCTGACAAGGACTTTTTCGTGGCTGGAGGGGATGATTTCAAGCTCTACAAGTACGACTACAGCACTAAGGAAGAGATGG AGTCATACAAAGGCCACTTCGGGCCGGTGCACTGTGTGCGCTTCAGCCCTGACGGAGAGCTGTATGCAAGTGGGTCTGAGGACGGGACCCTCAGGCTGTGGCAGACCGCTGTTGGGAAGACGTACGGGCTCTGGAAGTGTGTCCTTCCTG AGGAACTTGCGTCTGAGAACTCCGACCCGCTCTACTGCCAGCCGACAGAGATCAAGGCCTGA
- the etnk1 gene encoding ethanolamine kinase 1, with translation MANYIHVPDGAPLVPKFDVTVNEQDYRGGALQLIKELRPHWKPSEVKMKPFTDGITNKLIGCYVGPVMEDVVLVRVYGNKTELFVDRENEVKSFRVLQAHRCAPRLYCTFNNGLCYEFLQGTALEPEHIRNPAIFGLIAKQLAKYHAIHAHNGWVPQSDLWLKMGKYFSLVPTHFQDPVQNRRLSREVPSSRQLREEMVWLKQSLSDLGSPVVLCHNDLLCKNIIYNQAGGNVKFIDYEYAGYNYQAYDIGNHFNEFAGLSDVDYSFYPDRTLQLQWLRAYLEAYKEHKGQGTEVSDTEVEVLYVQVNRFALASHFFWGLWALIQAQYSTIDFDFLGYAVLRFSQYFKMKPEVTALNFPE, from the exons ATGGCGAATTACATCCACGTGCCCGACGGCGCCCCGCTCGTCCCCAAGTTCGACGTCACGGTGAACGAGCAAGATTACCGAGGCGGCGCGCTGCAGCTGATCAAGGAGCTGAGACCCCACTGGAAGCCGTCGGAGGTCAAAATGAAG CCCTTCACTGATGGAATAACCAACAAGCTCATTGGTTGCTACGTGGGGCCGGTAATGGAGGACGTGGTGCTGGTGCGTGTCTATGGCAACAAAACCGAGCTCTTCGTGGACCGGGAGAACGAGGTGAAAAGCTTCCGGGTTCTGCAGGCTCATCGTTGCGCGCCACGCCTCTACTGCACCTTCAACAACGGCCTTTGCTACGAGTTCCTCCAGGGCACCGCCCTGGAACCCGAGCACATCCGCAACCCCGCTATCTTTGG GCTAATTGCCAAGCAACTGGCTAAATACCACGCCATCCACGCACACAATGGGTGGGTGCCCCAGTCGGACCTGTGGCTGAAGATGGGAAAGTACTTCTCACTAGTGCCCACCCACTTCCAGGACCCCGTCCAGAACAGAAG GCTGAGCAGGGAGGTGCCCAGCTCAAGGCAACTTCGGGAGGAGATGGTCTGGCTGAAGCAGAGTCTGTCCGACCTGGGCTCGCCCGTGgtgctgtgtcacaatgacCTGCTTTGTAAGAACATCATCTACAACCAGGCAGGAG GTAATGTAAAGTTTATTGACTACGAATATGCTGGCTACAATTACCAAGCCTATGACATTGGGAACCATTTCAATGAATTTGCAG GGTTGAGTGATGTGGACTACAGTTTCTATCCAGACCGGACTCTGCAGCTGCAGTGGCTGAGGGCCTACCTGGAGGCCTACAAGGAGCACAAGGGCCAGGGGACAGAGGTGTCTGACACTGAGGTGGAAGTCCTCTATGTCCAAGTCAATCGCTTCGCTCTG GCATCTCACTTCTTCTGGGGACTTTGGGCCCTGATTCAAGCTCAATACTCAACCATTGATTTTGACTTCCTGGG GTATGCAGTTCTTCGCTTCAGCCAGTATTTCAAGATGAAGCCCGAGGTCACAGCACTAAACTTTCCAGAATAA